A region from the Corynebacterium halotolerans YIM 70093 = DSM 44683 genome encodes:
- a CDS encoding alpha/beta fold hydrolase has product MYPNNFYSPEVQGPYEMIGIGRLELEHGGVIENCELAVATRGELNQAKDNAILIPTWFSGTHQAWIDSYIGAGHALDPDKYFIVIVNQIGNGLSTSPHNTDDESIAMSKFPFVTIGDDVVAQERLLREHFGITELFAVVGGSMGAQQTYEWAVRFNEKVKRAAPIAGTAQNTPHDYLFTQVLLDAITSDPGFNGGEYASHEDVAEGLKRHARVWAIMGLSTEWWKQECWRGLDLESRDQALTHFLEPTFGAMDPNALLVMGRKWQHGDVARFGGDDLATALGRITAKVFVMPISEDMFFPVRDCAAEADLIPGAELRVIDDIAGHFGLFSFEPSYMEQVDRHLGELFAS; this is encoded by the coding sequence ATGTACCCGAACAACTTCTACTCCCCGGAAGTCCAGGGCCCCTACGAGATGATCGGCATCGGCCGGCTCGAGCTGGAACACGGCGGGGTCATCGAGAACTGCGAGCTGGCGGTGGCCACCCGCGGCGAGCTCAACCAGGCCAAGGACAACGCCATCCTGATCCCCACCTGGTTCTCGGGCACCCACCAGGCGTGGATCGACTCCTACATCGGTGCGGGCCACGCCCTGGATCCGGACAAGTACTTCATCGTCATCGTCAACCAGATCGGCAACGGGCTGTCGACCTCGCCGCACAACACCGACGACGAGTCCATCGCGATGTCGAAGTTCCCGTTCGTGACCATCGGTGACGACGTCGTGGCCCAGGAACGGCTCCTGCGCGAGCACTTCGGCATCACCGAGCTCTTCGCCGTCGTCGGCGGTTCCATGGGCGCCCAGCAGACCTACGAGTGGGCGGTGCGCTTCAACGAGAAGGTCAAGCGCGCCGCCCCGATCGCCGGTACCGCGCAGAACACCCCGCACGACTACCTGTTCACCCAGGTCCTGCTCGACGCGATCACCTCCGATCCCGGTTTCAACGGCGGTGAGTACGCCTCCCACGAGGACGTCGCCGAGGGCCTCAAGCGCCACGCCCGGGTGTGGGCGATCATGGGCCTGTCCACCGAATGGTGGAAGCAGGAATGCTGGCGCGGCCTCGACCTCGAGAGCCGTGACCAGGCGCTGACGCACTTCCTCGAGCCGACCTTCGGGGCGATGGATCCGAACGCGTTGCTGGTCATGGGGCGCAAGTGGCAGCACGGCGACGTCGCGCGCTTCGGCGGCGACGACCTGGCCACCGCGCTGGGACGCATCACCGCGAAGGTCTTCGTCATGCCCATCAGCGAGGACATGTTCTTCCCCGTCCGCGACTGCGCCGCCGAGGCCGACCTCATTCCGGGCGCCGAGCTGCGCGTCATCGACGACATCGCCGGGCACTTCGGACTGTTCAGCTTCGAGCCTTCCTACATGGAGCAGGTCGACCGTCACCTGGGCGAGCTGTTCGCCAGCTGA
- a CDS encoding Nif3-like dinuclear metal center hexameric protein, with product MTTVADIRAVLETAYPPKLAESWDAVGLICGDPDEEVGKVAFALDCTQAVAERAVESGAQMLVVHHPLLLRGVTSVAADTPKGQVLHTLIRGGVALFAAHTNADSARPGVNDRLAELVGITPGRPILPKSPAARDRWGVHVPPADVEKLKSALFDAGAGRIGDYAECAFDIEGVGQFTPQEGADPTDGRVGENYRDVELRVQFVAPASRRRAIIDALRAHHPYEEPAFDIVEMQPDQDLTEAVGLGRVGELPEAMPLREFVQQVADRLPVTEWGVRAAGDPDKLVRKVAVSSGSGDGFLDTVRGLGVDVYVTSDLRHHPVDEYLRAGGPAVIDTAHWASEFPWTGQAAGIIAREAGVDTEIIDLRTDPWTLAARSAHAGE from the coding sequence ATGACGACCGTCGCCGATATCCGGGCCGTCCTCGAGACGGCCTATCCGCCGAAGCTCGCCGAAAGCTGGGACGCCGTGGGACTGATCTGCGGGGACCCGGACGAGGAGGTGGGCAAGGTCGCCTTCGCCCTCGACTGCACCCAGGCGGTGGCCGAGCGCGCCGTGGAATCCGGCGCCCAGATGCTGGTGGTCCACCACCCGCTGCTGCTGCGCGGGGTGACCTCCGTGGCCGCCGACACCCCGAAGGGCCAGGTCCTGCACACCCTCATCCGCGGCGGCGTGGCCCTGTTCGCCGCCCACACCAACGCCGACTCCGCCCGCCCCGGCGTCAACGACCGGCTGGCGGAGCTGGTCGGCATCACCCCGGGCCGGCCGATCCTGCCGAAGAGCCCGGCCGCCCGCGACCGCTGGGGCGTGCACGTCCCGCCCGCGGACGTCGAGAAGCTCAAGTCCGCGCTCTTCGACGCCGGCGCCGGACGCATCGGCGACTACGCCGAGTGCGCCTTCGACATCGAGGGCGTCGGCCAGTTCACCCCGCAGGAGGGCGCCGACCCCACCGACGGGAGGGTCGGCGAGAACTACCGCGACGTCGAACTGCGCGTGCAGTTCGTCGCCCCCGCGTCACGACGCCGCGCCATCATCGACGCCCTGCGCGCCCACCACCCCTACGAGGAACCGGCCTTCGACATCGTCGAGATGCAGCCCGACCAGGATCTCACCGAGGCCGTCGGGCTCGGCCGCGTCGGCGAACTGCCCGAGGCCATGCCGCTGCGCGAGTTCGTCCAGCAGGTCGCGGACCGCCTACCCGTGACCGAGTGGGGCGTGCGTGCCGCCGGTGATCCGGACAAACTGGTCAGGAAGGTCGCCGTGAGCTCCGGTTCCGGCGACGGCTTCCTCGACACCGTCCGCGGCCTGGGCGTGGACGTCTACGTCACCTCCGACCTGCGCCACCACCCCGTCGACGAGTACCTGCGCGCCGGAGGGCCGGCCGTGATCGACACCGCCCACTGGGCCAGCGAGTTCCCGTGGACCGGGCAGGCCGCCGGGATCATCGCCCGCGAGGCGGGCGTGGATACCGAGATCATCGACCTGCGCACCGATCCCTGGACCCTGGCCGCACGCTCCGCGCACGCGGGCGAGTAA
- a CDS encoding zinc ribbon domain-containing protein, producing MKLDPTQQTTLLELATTERAIAAAGDRATETPEQQDLDRLLDEQRRMRDAAASAQMAVDDMEAEILRIQEDERKLRRRERDNKAQLGAETDPERRRDLEHDRYSAKSRIADLMAELQEAHNEIHALRNNRDVHGAQLDDLEVKIGTARRAADAANEAAAALQDPAEHIAALRAQLPEDVVAEYERQKIENEVGVAAFNGRACGGCFIVLPPADRSAIAGAAADELPQCPNCGSYLVRRGPEGQ from the coding sequence ATGAAACTCGACCCCACCCAGCAGACCACCCTCCTCGAACTGGCGACCACCGAACGCGCCATCGCCGCCGCCGGCGACCGCGCCACCGAGACGCCGGAGCAGCAGGATCTCGACCGCCTGCTGGACGAGCAGCGCCGCATGCGCGACGCCGCCGCCTCCGCCCAGATGGCCGTTGACGACATGGAGGCCGAGATCCTGCGCATCCAGGAGGACGAGCGCAAGCTGCGCCGCCGCGAGCGCGACAACAAGGCCCAGCTCGGCGCCGAGACCGACCCCGAGCGCCGCCGCGACCTCGAGCACGACCGCTACTCCGCCAAGTCGCGCATCGCCGACCTCATGGCCGAGCTGCAGGAGGCGCACAACGAGATCCACGCCCTGCGCAACAACCGCGACGTCCACGGCGCGCAGCTCGACGACCTCGAGGTCAAGATCGGGACCGCCCGCCGTGCCGCCGACGCCGCCAACGAGGCCGCCGCCGCGCTCCAGGACCCGGCCGAGCACATCGCCGCCCTGCGCGCGCAGCTGCCCGAGGACGTCGTCGCCGAGTACGAGCGCCAGAAGATCGAGAACGAGGTCGGCGTCGCCGCCTTCAACGGCCGCGCCTGCGGCGGCTGCTTCATCGTCCTGCCGCCGGCCGATCGCTCCGCCATTGCCGGCGCGGCCGCCGATGAACTCCCGCAGTGCCCGAACTGCGGCTCCTACCTGGTGCGCCGGGGTCCGGAGGGCCAGTGA
- a CDS encoding alpha/beta fold hydrolase, protein MYTNDFYSPEVQGPYEKIGIGRLELENGGVIENCELAVATRGTLNKKKDNAVLLPTWFTGTHKTWIEHYIGSGHTLDPEKYFIVIVNQIGNGLSTSPHNTGDPSITGPKFPFVSTGDDVTAQERLLREHFGITELFAIVGIAMGGLQGYEWAVRYPQRVHRLASIAAGPHNTPHDHLFTEVLIEQITSDPGFSGGEYASHEDVAEGLKRHAHIWAVLGLSTEWWRWEDWRDLGVNSREEAVTEFLEPAFTALDPNSVVTMARKWQLSDVTRHTGGDLAAALGGITARVFVLPINFDMFVTPMDCAEETKLIPRGQLHVIRDEAGHFALYNISRTYMEQIDRNLRELFASR, encoded by the coding sequence ATGTACACGAACGACTTCTATTCCCCGGAGGTCCAGGGGCCCTACGAGAAGATCGGCATCGGCCGCCTCGAGCTGGAGAACGGCGGGGTGATCGAGAACTGTGAGCTGGCGGTGGCCACCCGCGGCACCCTGAACAAGAAGAAGGACAACGCCGTCCTCCTGCCGACGTGGTTCACCGGGACCCACAAGACCTGGATCGAGCACTACATCGGCTCCGGCCACACCCTGGATCCGGAGAAGTACTTCATCGTCATCGTCAACCAGATCGGCAACGGGTTGTCCACCTCCCCGCACAACACCGGTGATCCCTCGATCACCGGGCCGAAGTTCCCGTTCGTGTCCACCGGGGACGACGTCACCGCCCAGGAGCGCCTCCTGCGCGAGCACTTCGGCATCACCGAGCTCTTCGCGATCGTCGGCATCGCGATGGGCGGGCTGCAGGGCTACGAGTGGGCGGTGCGCTACCCTCAGCGGGTCCACCGGTTGGCCTCCATCGCCGCCGGCCCGCACAACACCCCGCACGACCACCTGTTCACCGAGGTCCTCATCGAGCAGATCACCTCCGACCCGGGTTTCAGCGGCGGCGAGTACGCCTCCCATGAGGACGTCGCCGAGGGGCTCAAGCGCCACGCCCACATCTGGGCGGTGCTCGGCCTGTCCACCGAGTGGTGGCGGTGGGAGGACTGGCGTGACCTCGGCGTCAATTCGCGGGAGGAGGCGGTCACCGAGTTCCTGGAACCGGCCTTCACCGCCCTCGATCCGAATTCGGTGGTGACCATGGCGCGCAAATGGCAGCTCAGCGACGTCACCCGGCACACCGGCGGGGATCTGGCCGCGGCCCTGGGCGGCATCACCGCGCGGGTGTTCGTCCTGCCGATCAACTTCGACATGTTCGTCACCCCGATGGACTGCGCCGAGGAGACCAAGCTCATCCCGCGCGGGCAGCTGCACGTGATCCGGGATGAGGCCGGCCACTTCGCCCTCTACAACATCAGCCGGACCTACATGGAGCAGATCGACCGCAACCTCCGCGAGCTGTTCGCCTCCCGGTGA
- a CDS encoding VOC family protein, which yields MSVPPPIRLEHRQIYVNLPAADLPKLREFYRALGWRLNETFSGEQTASFEVSDHIVVMLLERGYFDSFHQRESIEPRGPREMLNALSASSARDVDELIRRAREAGGTVFREPEGQGPMYSAAFDDPEGHGWEVVYMDPAVLS from the coding sequence ATGTCAGTCCCACCGCCGATTCGTCTGGAGCACCGCCAGATCTACGTCAACCTGCCGGCCGCCGACCTGCCGAAGCTGCGCGAGTTCTACCGCGCGCTCGGTTGGAGGCTCAACGAGACCTTCAGCGGTGAGCAGACGGCTTCCTTCGAGGTCAGCGACCACATTGTGGTGATGCTGCTGGAGCGCGGGTACTTCGACAGTTTTCATCAGCGCGAGTCGATCGAGCCGCGCGGACCACGGGAGATGTTGAACGCACTGAGCGCGTCCAGCGCCCGCGACGTCGATGAGTTGATTCGTCGCGCCCGTGAGGCCGGAGGCACCGTCTTCCGCGAGCCTGAGGGGCAGGGGCCGATGTACAGCGCCGCCTTCGACGATCCGGAAGGTCATGGCTGGGAGGTCGTCTACATGGACCCGGCGGTCCTGAGCTGA
- a CDS encoding RNB domain-containing ribonuclease, whose translation MKLYAAPLNFRGIAEEFSVPTGFTPRLHAEAAAVCDRYADGRRDARGIPLVTVDPPGSKDLDQAVFIERTATGYRVFYAIADAAAFIEPGGALEAESLRRGQTIYLPDEPARLHPEELSENNGSLLPGVDRPAVLWTIELDGRGEVERFHLERVLVRSNARLNYEKVHADHLAGTMHPSIELLPEVGRLREASALRRHAINLRLPAQRVAVLADGRFELVIEPRHGVMDWNSEISLLTGMCAGQLMKEHGTGILRTLRPATPEAEVEFRAEARALGHHLDDDRDIGEFLLSVDATGTRGMAVMREAQKLLRGAGYARADPDRAEVHAGIGGYYAHVTAPLRRLVDRFATEYCLALVEGREVPEWVVERTDAVIQAMNRASNLANTVDRACLNLTEATVLAPWVGHNFDAVVLTSDAERDQARILVADPPVLAECLGHPGQGTQAKVSLIRADVAGREVAFAWPAD comes from the coding sequence ATGAAGCTTTATGCGGCACCCCTGAACTTCCGCGGCATCGCCGAGGAGTTCAGCGTGCCCACCGGCTTCACCCCGCGGCTGCACGCCGAGGCCGCCGCGGTGTGCGACCGGTACGCGGACGGGCGTCGCGACGCGCGCGGCATCCCCCTGGTCACCGTCGACCCGCCCGGCTCGAAGGACCTCGACCAGGCGGTGTTCATTGAGCGCACGGCAACCGGCTACCGCGTGTTCTACGCGATCGCCGACGCCGCCGCCTTCATCGAACCCGGTGGCGCGCTCGAGGCCGAGTCCCTCCGCCGCGGCCAGACCATCTACCTGCCCGACGAGCCCGCCCGCCTGCACCCGGAGGAACTCTCCGAGAACAACGGCTCCCTGCTGCCCGGGGTGGACCGGCCCGCCGTGCTGTGGACCATCGAACTCGACGGGCGCGGCGAGGTCGAGCGCTTCCACCTCGAGCGGGTCCTCGTGCGCTCCAACGCGCGCCTGAACTACGAGAAGGTCCACGCCGACCACCTCGCCGGCACCATGCACCCCTCGATCGAGCTGCTGCCCGAGGTCGGCCGCCTGCGCGAGGCGTCCGCCCTGCGACGCCACGCCATCAACCTGCGCCTGCCGGCCCAGCGCGTGGCGGTGCTCGCCGACGGCCGCTTCGAGCTGGTCATCGAGCCCCGGCACGGGGTCATGGACTGGAACTCCGAGATCTCCCTGCTCACCGGGATGTGCGCCGGTCAGCTGATGAAGGAGCACGGCACCGGGATCCTGCGCACCCTGCGCCCGGCCACGCCCGAGGCAGAGGTCGAGTTCCGCGCCGAGGCCCGGGCCCTGGGCCACCACCTTGACGACGACCGCGACATCGGCGAGTTCCTGCTCTCCGTCGACGCCACCGGGACCCGCGGCATGGCTGTGATGCGCGAGGCCCAGAAGCTGCTGCGCGGGGCCGGCTACGCCCGCGCCGACCCGGACAGGGCCGAGGTGCACGCCGGGATCGGCGGTTATTACGCGCACGTGACCGCCCCGCTGCGCCGGCTGGTCGACCGCTTCGCCACCGAGTACTGCCTCGCGCTGGTCGAGGGCAGGGAGGTGCCGGAGTGGGTGGTCGAGCGCACCGACGCGGTCATCCAGGCGATGAACCGGGCCTCGAACCTGGCCAACACCGTCGACCGGGCCTGCCTCAACCTCACCGAGGCAACCGTGCTGGCCCCCTGGGTGGGACACAATTTCGACGCCGTGGTGCTCACCTCCGACGCCGAGCGCGACCAGGCGCGAATCCTCGTCGCCGATCCGCCCGTGCTGGCCGAGTGCCTGGGCCACCCCGGACAGGGCACGCAGGCCAAGGTCTCGCTCATCCGGGCCGACGTGGCGGGCCGCGAGGTGGCCTTCGCCTGGCCGGCGGATTAG
- a CDS encoding bifunctional RNase H/acid phosphatase produces MKLIIEADGGSRGNPGVAGSGTVVYDADRNVLREIAYVVGKRATNNVAEYHGMLRGLEAARELGASEVEIYLDSKLVVEQMSGRWKIKHPDMQKLAIEARKIMSTFDSVTFTWVPRAKNKAADALSNVAMDAAAAGHAPGVVGDESVGSASDQDPTVVPAAAGSAASAASAAQDDTTGMAADRSQPAANNPSHWTGASHPPTRFVLLRHGQTAMSVAKQYSGRSNPQLTELGLAQAKAAAEAIGERAGIDAVITSPLDRCRQTAELAAGVLGLEAIVHDDLIELDFGSWEGRTFQQAHAADPLIHEAWISDPSVTPPGGESLKSLDKRTRRIRRRLEADYAGRTVLVVSHVTPIKSFIRQAMGAGPKMFSRVFLDLASISVVEFFAEDARVDGCVRVVNDTAHLRRL; encoded by the coding sequence GTGAAACTGATCATCGAGGCCGACGGCGGCTCCCGCGGCAACCCCGGCGTCGCCGGCTCCGGCACCGTCGTCTACGACGCCGACCGCAACGTCCTCCGCGAGATCGCCTACGTGGTGGGCAAACGGGCGACCAACAACGTCGCCGAGTACCACGGCATGCTCCGCGGGCTGGAGGCCGCCCGCGAGTTGGGGGCGAGCGAGGTCGAGATCTACCTGGACTCCAAGCTCGTCGTCGAGCAGATGTCCGGGCGCTGGAAGATCAAGCACCCCGACATGCAGAAGCTCGCCATCGAGGCACGCAAGATCATGTCCACCTTCGACTCCGTGACCTTCACCTGGGTCCCGCGCGCGAAAAACAAGGCCGCCGACGCCCTGTCGAACGTCGCCATGGACGCCGCGGCCGCCGGCCACGCGCCGGGCGTGGTGGGGGATGAGTCCGTCGGTTCCGCCTCCGACCAGGACCCGACGGTCGTGCCGGCGGCCGCTGGTTCGGCGGCTTCGGCGGCTTCCGCGGCGCAGGACGACACGACCGGGATGGCCGCCGACCGCAGCCAGCCCGCCGCCAACAACCCCTCGCACTGGACCGGGGCGTCGCACCCACCGACGCGTTTCGTGCTGCTGCGCCACGGCCAGACCGCGATGTCGGTGGCCAAGCAGTACTCGGGCCGCTCCAACCCGCAGCTGACCGAACTCGGCCTGGCACAGGCCAAAGCGGCCGCGGAGGCGATCGGGGAGCGCGCCGGCATCGACGCCGTGATCACCTCCCCGCTGGACCGCTGCCGGCAGACCGCCGAGCTGGCCGCCGGGGTGCTCGGGCTGGAGGCGATCGTCCACGACGACCTCATCGAGCTCGACTTCGGTTCCTGGGAGGGCCGGACCTTCCAGCAGGCGCACGCGGCCGACCCCCTGATCCACGAGGCGTGGATCTCGGATCCGAGCGTCACCCCGCCGGGCGGGGAGTCGTTGAAGTCCCTGGACAAGCGCACCCGCCGCATCCGCCGTCGGCTCGAGGCCGACTACGCCGGCCGCACCGTGCTGGTGGTCAGCCACGTCACGCCCATCAAGTCCTTCATCCGCCAGGCCATGGGCGCGGGCCCGAAGATGTTCTCCCGGGTGTTCCTCGACCTGGCGAGCATCTCGGTCGTCGAGTTCTTCGCCGAGGACGCCCGCGTCGACGGCTGCGTGCGCGTGGTCAACGACACCGCGCACCTGCGTCGGCTCTGA